From a single Actinomyces viscosus genomic region:
- a CDS encoding NPCBM/NEW2 domain-containing protein — MNSSKLSPARRIATALIPVATLSLAACGSLPFSSSPSTSSASASKATTSTPSASATPSATASASASATATTTAGATDAASATTSGNPSAEATTNGLTPENSKGRELRLSDFQQPATGSSWEEKRYDVASTTNTMGVGTKLDWLHTGEIELRLANKFQKVTFNVGQANDSESSDLLVRVAVFADGKEIETVDVPFNDAHPFDVNVANVNALKITLTPITQKQEKPLIDDKSTTGVIFNVKAE; from the coding sequence ATGAACTCCTCGAAACTCTCTCCCGCACGTCGAATCGCCACCGCTCTCATTCCCGTCGCCACCTTGTCGCTGGCCGCCTGCGGCAGCCTGCCCTTCTCCTCATCGCCATCGACGTCCTCCGCCTCGGCCTCGAAGGCCACGACCTCCACCCCCTCCGCATCCGCCACTCCCAGCGCCACCGCGTCCGCATCGGCCTCTGCCACGGCCACTACCACCGCCGGCGCCACCGATGCAGCATCCGCCACCACCTCCGGCAACCCCTCCGCGGAGGCCACCACGAACGGCCTCACCCCGGAGAACAGCAAGGGACGCGAGCTTCGGCTCTCAGACTTCCAGCAGCCCGCCACGGGCAGCAGCTGGGAGGAGAAGCGCTACGACGTCGCCTCGACCACCAACACCATGGGAGTCGGCACCAAGCTCGACTGGCTGCACACCGGCGAGATCGAGCTGCGTCTGGCCAACAAGTTCCAGAAAGTCACGTTCAACGTCGGTCAGGCCAATGACTCCGAGAGCTCCGACCTCCTGGTGAGGGTGGCCGTCTTCGCCGATGGTAAGGAGATCGAGACGGTTGACGTCCCCTTCAACGACGCGCACCCCTTCGACGTCAACGTCGCGAACGTCAACGCCTTGAAGATCACGCTCACGCCCATCACCCAGAAGCAGGAAAAGCCCCTGATAGACGACAAGTCCACCACCGGCGTCATCTTCAACGTCAAAGCCGAGTGA
- a CDS encoding serine hydrolase domain-containing protein: MSIPDTSQADAVLPALADFPFPTALVVTGAPAADDGVLLEAGEVDEVFPFASVTKPIVAWAALVAVERGLLDLDAPAGPPAPEGAAIGNLLSHSSGIAADSDERLAAPGVRRIYSNRGFEILGDRLQEATATPLETWVEATVLEPLGMASVLIPGSPAHSGEGSARDLSLFARELAAPRLVSPALAARACAPVLPGLDGVLPGYGRQTPNSFGLGVEVRGSKSPHWTSGGNSPQTFGHFGQSGSFIWVDPVAERQAVFLGAEPFGALHRKTWPALGDQILALSGDHGR; this comes from the coding sequence ATGAGCATCCCGGACACCTCTCAAGCGGACGCCGTCCTGCCGGCCCTGGCCGACTTCCCCTTCCCGACCGCCCTCGTGGTCACCGGCGCCCCTGCCGCCGACGACGGTGTGCTCCTCGAGGCGGGTGAGGTCGACGAGGTCTTTCCCTTCGCCTCGGTCACCAAGCCGATCGTCGCCTGGGCGGCCCTGGTCGCCGTCGAGCGGGGGCTGCTGGACCTGGACGCTCCTGCAGGACCGCCGGCCCCGGAGGGGGCGGCCATCGGGAACCTGCTGTCCCACTCCTCGGGGATCGCGGCCGACTCCGACGAGCGCCTGGCCGCTCCGGGCGTGCGCCGCATCTACTCCAACCGCGGCTTCGAGATCCTGGGGGACCGGCTCCAGGAGGCCACCGCCACGCCCCTGGAGACCTGGGTGGAGGCCACGGTGCTCGAGCCCCTGGGGATGGCCAGCGTCCTCATCCCCGGTTCGCCCGCCCACTCCGGTGAGGGCAGCGCCCGCGACCTGTCACTGTTCGCCCGCGAGCTGGCCGCGCCGAGACTCGTCTCGCCCGCGCTCGCGGCCCGGGCTTGCGCACCGGTCCTGCCCGGGCTCGACGGCGTCCTGCCCGGTTACGGGCGCCAGACCCCCAACTCGTTCGGTCTGGGGGTGGAGGTGCGCGGATCCAAGTCCCCGCACTGGACGTCCGGGGGCAACAGCCCGCAGACCTTCGGGCACTTCGGCCAGTCCGGTTCCTTCATATGGGTGGATCCGGTCGCCGAGCGCCAGGCCGTCTTCCTGGGAGCCGAGCCCTTCGGGGCACTTCACCGCAAGACGTGGCCCGCGCTGGGCGACCAGATCCTGGCGTTGTCAGGGGATCACGGCCGGTGA